One region of Oryza sativa Japonica Group chromosome 5, ASM3414082v1 genomic DNA includes:
- the LOC9268630 gene encoding pentatricopeptide repeat-containing protein At2g20540 translates to MPPPPSSSAPWQLEDAVMARLRACVTFRDLLRVHGHVVRLRISQSSYLATQIVHLCNAHRRVTHAARVFAQVRDPNLHLHNAMIKAYAQNHQHRDAVAVYIRMLRCPTSPPDGHAGGDRFTYPFLLKACGGTAALELGKQVHTHVVRSGCDSSAIVQNSLIEMYTRAGDLALAHKVFDEMRERDVVSWNMLISAHARLGQMRKATALFNSMPDKTIVTWTAMVSGYTTVGDYPGAVDAFRSMQTEGFEPDDVSIVAVLPACAQLGALELGRWIYAYCKRHGMLTSTHICNALMEMYAKCGCIDQALQLFDGMADKDVISWSTVIGGLAAHGRAHEAVWLFTEMEKEGKVRPNVITFVGLLSACSYAGLVDEGLSHFDRMNDVYGVEPGVEHYGCVVDLLGRSGQIRRALDLVRDMPVPADAKVWGSLLSACRSHGDVDTAVLAAERLVELEPDDVGNLVMLANVYAAARRWSDVASTRKAIRSRSMRKTPGCSLIEVGNVVREFVAGEGLSSELGGLAGVLDILASHLADDEEDIDFADSDCTVYANLAND, encoded by the coding sequence atgccgccgccgccgtcttccagCGCGCCTTGGCAGCTGGAGGACGCGGTCATGGCGAGGCTCCGCGCCTGCGTGACGTTCCGGGACCTCCTCCGCGTCCACGGGCACGTCGTGCGGCTCCGCATCTCGCAAAGCAGCTACCTCGCCACCCAGATCGTCCATCTCTGCAACGCCCACCGCCGCGTCACCCACGCCGCGCGGGTGTTCGCCCAGGTGCGCGACCCAAACCTCCACCTCCACAACGCCATGATCAAGGCGTACGCCCAGAACCACCAGCACCGCGACGCCGTCGCGGTCTACATCCGCATGCTCAGGTGCCCCACGTCCCCTCCGGATGgtcacgccggcggcgaccggttcACGTACCCGTTCCTGCTCAAGGCCTGTGGCGGAACGGCGGCGCTTGAGCTGGGAAAGCAGGTGCACACGCACGTGGTGAGATCCGGGTGCGACTCCAGTGCCATCGTTCAGAACTCCCTGATCGAGATGTACACGCGAGCCGGCGACCTGGCGCTcgcgcacaaggtgttcgatgaaatgcggGAAAGGGACGTGGTTTCCTGGAACATGCTTATATCGGCACACGCGCGGCTGGGCCAGATGAGGAAAGCAACAGCATTGTTCAACTCCATGCCTGACAAGACAATTGTTACATGGACGGCGATGGTTTCTGGGTACACGACGGTCGGGGACTACCCGGGCGCCGTCGACGCGTTCAGGTCGATGCAAACGGAAGGCTTCGAGCCGGACGACGTGAGCATCGTCGCGGTGTTGCCGGCATGTGCCCAGCTGGGAGCTCTGGAGCTAGGCAGATGGATATACGCCTACTGCAAAAGGCACGGCATGCTGACAAGTACACACATCTGCAATGCGCTAATGGAgatgtacgccaagtgcgggtGCATCGACCAAGCGCTGCAGCTGTTCGACGGCATGGCCGACAAGGACGTCATCTCGTGGAGCACGGTGATCGGCGGCCTCGCGGCGCACGGGAGAGCGCACGAGGCCGTCTGGCTGTTCACCGAGATGGAGAAGGAAGGAAAGGTGAGGCCTAATGTCATCACCTTCGTCGGGCTCTTGTCAGCCTGCTCCTACGCCGGGCTCGTCGACGAAGGGCTGAGCCACTTCGACCGGATGAACGACGTCTACGGCGTCGAGCCCGGCGTCGAGCACTACGGCTGCGTCGTCGACCTCCTCGGCCGGTCGGGACAAATCCGGCGCGCGCTGGACTTGGTGCGCGACATGCCGGTGCCCGCCGACGCGAAGGTCTGGGGCTCGTTGCTCAGCGCGTGCCGGAGCCACGGCGACGTCGACACGGCCGTGCTGGCCGCCGAGAGGCTGGTCGAGCTGGAGCCGGACGACGTGGGCAACCTCGTCATGCTGGCCAACGTGtacgccgcggcgaggcggtggagcGACGTGGCGAGCACGAGGAAGGCGATACGGAGCAGGAGCATGAGGAAGACGCCGGGGTGCAGCCTGATCGAGGTGGGCAACGTGGTGAGGGAGTTCGTCGCCGGAGAGGGTCTGAGCTCTGAACTTGGAGGCCTTGCTGGCGTTTTGGACATCTTGGCCTCTCACCTTGCAGACGACGAGGAGGATATAGATTTCGCTGATTCGGATTGTACGGTTTATGCAAATCTGGCAAACGATTGA
- the LOC4338918 gene encoding U-box domain-containing protein 29, whose product MDAAVAGQHARRRIRPPEPLVMAGSPSTPAAFRCPISLEVMRSPVSLPTGATYDRASIQRWLDTGHRTCPATRLPLASTDLVPNLLLRRLIHLHAATLPPSPSPEVVLSQLAAAGGEPAAAEKAVRSLAAKIAPEKGKRASVASAVAADLDSAVPALLSFAKGGAGADARVDAVRILATVAPELVPYLTGDGTEKRGRVRMAVEALAAVLSADGVGEDTKEGLIAALVAGDLGHIVNTLIAAGANGVMVLETILTSPVPDADAKTAIADRSELFPDLVRILKDAASPAAIRCMAAAVQVRGRPARSSMVRAGAIPALALAVAAAPTAVAESALGLLVEAARCTDGKAAIGADAAEVAAAVMGRMIRVGPAGREFAVAVLWLSCCAGGGDRRMREAVASAPEAVGKLLVVMQGDCSPSTSRMAGELLRAVRMEQERKGLAAAYDSRTIHVMPY is encoded by the coding sequence ATGGACGCGGCGGTCGCCGGGCAGCacgcgaggcggcggatccggccgccGGAGCCGCTGGTGATGGCcgggtcgccgtcgacgcccgcCGCCTTCCGGTGCCCGATCTCGCTGGAGGTGATGCGGTCGCCGGTGAGCCTGCCCACCGGCGCCACGTACGACCGGGCGTCCATACAGCGGTGGCTCGATACCGGCCACCGCACCTGCCCGGCCACGCGGCTCCCGCTGGCGTCCACCGACCTCGTCCCCAACCTGCTCCTGCGCCGGCTCATACACCTGCACGCCGCCACGCTGCCGCCCTCGCCCTCCCCGGAGGTGGTGCTCTCGcagctcgcggcggcgggcggggagCCCGCCGCGGCGGAGAAGGCCGTGCGCTCGCTCGCCGCCAAGATCGCCCCGGAGAAAGGGAAGCGGGCATCCGTCgcgtccgccgtcgccgctgaccTTGACTCCGCCGTGCCGGCCCTCCTCTCCTTCGCCAAGGGCGGGGCGGGCGCCGACGCGCGCGTCGACGCGGTGAGGATCCTGGCCACGGTGGCTCCCGAGCTGGTCCCTTACTTGACCGGAGACGGGACGGAGAAGCGCGGGAGGGTCAGGATGGCCGTCGAGGCCTTGGCCGCCGTCTTGTCCGCGGACGGggtaggcgaagacaccaagGAAGGCCTCATCGCCGCCCTCGTAGCCGGCGATCTGGGCCACATCGTGAACACGCTCATCGCCGCGGGTGCTAATGGCGTCATGGTTCTCGAGACGATCCTGACATCGCCCGTTCCGGACGCCGACGCCAAGACGGCCATCGCCGACAGGTCAGAGCTGTTCCCGGATCTGGTACGGATCCTCAAGGACGCCGCATCGCCGGCGGCAATCCGCTgcatggcggcggccgtgcAGGTGCGAGGCCGGCCCGCTCGCTCGTCGATGGTCCGGGCAGGCGCCATCCCGGCGCTCGCGctggccgtcgcggcggcgcccaCGGCCGTGGCGGAGTCCGCCCTGGGGCTACTGGTAGAGGCCGCCCGCTGCACCGATGGCAAAGCGGCCAtcggcgccgacgcggcggaggtAGCGGCGGCCGTGATGGGGCGGATGATCCGGGTCGGGCCGGCGGGGCGCGAGTTCGCCGTGGCAGTGCTTTGGCTGTCCTGCTGCGCCGGGGGAGGCGACCGGAGGATGAGGGAGGCAGTGGCGTCCGCGCCGGAGGCCGTGGGGAAGCTGCTCGTGGTGATGCAAGGGGAttgctcgccgtcgacgtcgcggATGGCCGGCGAGCTGCTCCGGGCGGTGAGGATGGAGCAGGAAAGGaagggcctcgccgccgcctacgACAGCCGCACCATCCATGTCATGCCTTACTGA